One genomic segment of Rhodothermaceae bacterium includes these proteins:
- the apaG gene encoding Co2+/Mg2+ efflux protein ApaG: MLHYTSVTEDISVTVSPVYLDAESSYFLDRFAFAYYVMITNHRRNPVRLLRRYWNIQEKDQAPREVEGRGVVGQQPLIHPGESYHYNSFCILNSFEGSMEGNYTMETEGGDKFLVEIPKFDLKARVN, from the coding sequence ATGCTTCACTATACTTCGGTCACTGAGGATATTTCGGTCACGGTGTCGCCTGTCTATCTCGACGCAGAATCAAGCTATTTTCTGGACCGGTTTGCATTTGCCTACTATGTAATGATTACGAACCACCGACGCAATCCAGTCCGGCTTCTTCGAAGATACTGGAATATCCAGGAAAAGGACCAAGCTCCCAGAGAGGTTGAGGGAAGAGGAGTTGTTGGTCAACAACCTCTCATTCATCCGGGAGAATCCTACCACTATAATAGCTTCTGCATCCTCAACTCCTTTGAGGGGAGCATGGAGGGCAACTACACGATGGAGACGGAAGGTGGCGATAAGTTCTTGGTTGAGATTCCCAAATTTGACCTGAAAGCCCGGGTAAACTAA
- a CDS encoding 2-oxoacid:acceptor oxidoreductase subunit alpha, with amino-acid sequence MEDDSVNITTETKSVKSLSEATVLFAGDSGDGMQLTGSQFTLATAFAQNDLATLPDFPAEIRAPAGTTYGVSGYQLHFGSVNVRTPGDEVDLLVAMNPAALKVNLSRVRRGGAIVINVNAFKPHNLKLAGYGDTNPLEDEELRKNYRVFEVELSRMTEEALKDFGLDKKVVDRSKNMFALGLTLWLYSRPLEPALDWLSHKFASLPELLNANIHVLKKGFHYGETTEDFIIQYKVAPARLEPGVYRAIRGVESLALGLVAASNKSNLDLFYSSYPITPASDLLHQLSRHKNFGVKTFQAEDEIAAIGATIGASFGGNLGVCATSGPGLTLKAEGIGLAVMMELPMVIINVQRGGPSTGLPTKTEQSDLLQCMYGRNGEAPLPVIAASTPGDCFHAAYEACRVAVRHMTPVILLADGYVANGSEPWRIPSTKDLEDFSISFANKPNQMVDGQKTFLPYLRDEATLARPWAKPGTPGLEHRLGGLEKQHETGEVSYDPENHEFMTNLRADKVMRVAQFIQPIEIYGDSEGDILIIGWGSTEGAIKTAVDRLRDHGLKAGTVQLRYINPLPSDLGGVLGHFEHHLVPELNKGQMVRILRDRFLLPFAGLNKIQGQPFKASEIVDAALHHCKKHH; translated from the coding sequence ATGGAGGATGATTCTGTAAATATCACCACCGAAACAAAATCTGTAAAATCCCTCAGCGAAGCAACCGTGCTTTTTGCGGGGGATTCCGGTGATGGGATGCAGTTGACTGGTTCCCAGTTCACTTTGGCGACAGCTTTTGCACAGAATGATCTGGCAACCTTGCCGGATTTTCCGGCGGAAATCCGTGCACCAGCCGGGACGACCTACGGTGTGAGTGGCTATCAACTGCATTTTGGTTCGGTCAACGTTCGAACTCCGGGCGATGAGGTCGATTTGCTCGTAGCGATGAATCCGGCGGCGTTGAAAGTCAACCTATCGCGTGTTCGACGCGGTGGAGCTATCGTGATCAATGTGAACGCATTCAAACCCCATAACCTGAAACTTGCAGGATATGGGGATACCAACCCTTTGGAAGATGAAGAGCTGCGGAAGAACTACCGGGTCTTTGAGGTTGAATTGTCACGGATGACCGAGGAGGCGCTCAAGGACTTTGGTCTGGACAAGAAAGTTGTTGATCGTAGCAAAAATATGTTCGCGCTGGGACTGACGCTATGGCTGTACTCACGCCCACTTGAACCCGCGCTGGACTGGTTGTCTCACAAGTTTGCCAGTCTTCCTGAGCTTCTGAATGCGAACATACATGTATTGAAGAAAGGATTTCATTACGGCGAAACCACGGAAGACTTTATTATTCAATACAAGGTTGCCCCCGCACGGCTCGAACCAGGGGTTTACCGTGCGATCCGTGGCGTAGAGTCTCTTGCTCTGGGATTGGTTGCAGCCAGCAATAAAAGCAACCTTGACCTGTTCTACAGCAGTTACCCTATCACGCCCGCTTCGGATCTACTTCATCAGTTAAGCAGGCATAAGAATTTTGGTGTAAAAACCTTCCAGGCTGAAGATGAAATTGCCGCAATCGGTGCAACAATCGGGGCCAGTTTTGGTGGGAATTTGGGAGTCTGTGCGACCAGCGGACCCGGGTTGACGCTCAAGGCGGAGGGGATTGGATTGGCAGTGATGATGGAACTGCCGATGGTAATTATTAACGTGCAGCGAGGGGGGCCATCGACTGGACTGCCAACCAAGACGGAACAGAGTGATCTTCTTCAGTGCATGTATGGTCGCAATGGAGAAGCGCCATTGCCGGTCATTGCTGCGTCGACCCCTGGAGATTGCTTCCACGCGGCGTATGAGGCTTGTCGCGTAGCCGTGCGCCATATGACCCCCGTAATTCTGTTAGCTGATGGATATGTGGCAAATGGCTCTGAGCCCTGGCGCATTCCATCAACCAAGGATTTAGAGGATTTCTCGATTTCCTTCGCAAACAAACCCAACCAAATGGTAGATGGTCAGAAGACATTTCTCCCGTATCTGCGCGATGAGGCAACGCTTGCAAGGCCGTGGGCAAAGCCCGGCACGCCGGGTTTGGAGCATCGCTTAGGTGGTCTAGAAAAGCAGCACGAGACGGGAGAAGTCTCCTATGATCCCGAGAATCACGAATTCATGACGAACCTTCGTGCAGACAAAGTGATGAGGGTTGCTCAGTTCATTCAGCCGATTGAGATATATGGTGATTCTGAGGGGGACATTCTTATTATTGGATGGGGCTCAACCGAGGGCGCGATCAAGACAGCGGTAGATCGATTGAGGGATCATGGACTGAAGGCAGGGACCGTGCAACTACGCTATATTAATCCGCTGCCATCGGATCTGGGAGGCGTGCTGGGACATTTTGAGCATCACTTGGTCCCTGAATTGAACAAGGGACAGATGGTTCGTATTCTGCGAGATCGTTTCCTGTTGCCGTTTGCTGGCCTGAATAAGATTCAGGGCCAACCGTTCAAGGCAAGTGAGATCGTAGATGCTGCTCTTCACCACTGTAAAAAACATCATTGA
- a CDS encoding 2-oxoacid:ferredoxin oxidoreductase subunit beta, which produces MPTLPPSRKPTLPPGRGPRRPGPSKPRIDRKAFASDQDVRWCPGCGDYAILASVQRLMPQLEVKREKVVFISGIGCSSRFPYYMNTYGMHSIHGRAPTVATGLKASRPDLDVWLVTGDGDALSIGGNHLIHILRRNVNLQILLFNNQIYGLTKGQYSPTSEIGKVTKSSPFGSITPPFNPLSLALGASASFVARTADRDTKHLTQILRRAHAHKGSAFIEIYQNCNIYNDGAFFEFTEKATKPDRTIYLEHGKPMLFAKETKGVRLDGFNPVVFDLDAGHFSAEDAIVYDENSLELSGIISRMSQQPDMPRPFGVLFREERPTYEQRLQEQITTVTEKRGPGDLDALLHAADTWTIS; this is translated from the coding sequence ATGCCGACCTTACCTCCCTCTAGAAAGCCAACCTTGCCGCCAGGTCGTGGGCCGCGGAGGCCAGGTCCGTCGAAGCCCAGAATTGATCGCAAAGCCTTCGCGAGCGATCAGGACGTACGATGGTGTCCAGGTTGCGGAGACTATGCAATTCTGGCCAGTGTTCAGCGATTGATGCCACAACTGGAAGTAAAACGGGAAAAAGTTGTATTCATCAGCGGGATTGGCTGCTCGAGTCGGTTTCCCTACTATATGAACACGTACGGAATGCATTCCATTCACGGACGTGCTCCAACCGTGGCTACTGGATTGAAGGCCTCGCGACCAGATCTCGATGTTTGGCTTGTGACGGGTGACGGGGACGCCTTGTCCATTGGAGGCAACCATTTGATTCATATACTGCGCCGGAACGTGAACTTACAGATTCTGCTCTTCAATAATCAGATCTATGGCTTGACGAAGGGACAGTACAGTCCGACGAGCGAGATTGGGAAAGTGACCAAGAGTAGCCCGTTTGGGTCGATTACGCCCCCGTTTAATCCACTTTCACTTGCTTTGGGTGCCTCCGCTTCTTTCGTAGCAAGAACAGCGGATCGGGATACCAAACATTTGACTCAAATACTTCGGCGTGCACATGCGCATAAAGGGAGTGCATTCATTGAGATTTATCAGAATTGCAATATCTATAACGACGGTGCTTTCTTTGAATTCACGGAAAAGGCAACGAAGCCAGATCGAACCATCTACCTTGAGCACGGCAAACCTATGTTGTTTGCGAAGGAAACCAAGGGGGTCCGGTTGGATGGATTCAACCCTGTTGTCTTTGACCTCGATGCAGGACATTTCTCGGCAGAGGATGCCATTGTTTATGACGAAAACAGTCTGGAGCTTTCGGGGATCATAAGCCGGATGTCTCAGCAACCAGATATGCCACGCCCGTTTGGTGTCCTTTTCCGTGAAGAACGGCCTACGTATGAGCAGCGCTTACAGGAGCAGATCACCACTGTGACAGAAAAGCGTGGTCCAGGAGACCTGGATGCACTCTTGCATGCTGCAGATACTTGGACCATCTCGTAG
- a CDS encoding divalent metal cation transporter, which yields MKRSRLQLGTSSLVVAAFVGPGTVLTCATAGIEFGYALGWVLLFSVCATFILQSFTAGAGILSGLGMGEALRRYTQDSSVRWVVISLVVLGLWAGTAAFETGNIAGAVAGMSSLMAVPDGVLVLLVGGLAAIVLYLGLRTATRVLAGLVLLMSVVFLVTMFLAPVDWQQAFQGLILPRIPEGGLVRTIALVGTTVVTYNLFLHGSAAKKYWTGFDSQFAWRRELTGMAIFLPLGGIVSIAILLAGATLETGSVGSVAAIAPVIRPAAGPFAELLFGVGLFAAGITSAVTAPLAAGCGVREIFGWPDDPKHAGFRLVWVSVLLTGMGFAFYGRNPLEIIIAAQAANGLLLPFIAGFVLLLATRQKAVVMPRWYLGLGILVTLICAVLGVRTLLWVWGQLN from the coding sequence ATGAAACGATCCCGGTTGCAACTGGGAACCTCTTCTTTGGTCGTCGCCGCCTTCGTGGGTCCCGGCACAGTCTTGACGTGTGCGACTGCAGGGATTGAATTTGGTTACGCGCTGGGATGGGTCTTGTTATTTTCTGTTTGTGCTACATTCATCCTTCAATCCTTCACAGCCGGGGCGGGAATTTTATCCGGTCTCGGTATGGGAGAGGCACTCCGCAGGTATACGCAGGATTCGTCAGTACGGTGGGTGGTGATTTCATTGGTTGTTCTGGGACTCTGGGCGGGTACTGCAGCATTTGAGACGGGGAATATTGCGGGGGCGGTAGCGGGTATGAGTAGCCTGATGGCGGTACCGGACGGTGTATTGGTGCTTCTGGTCGGCGGGCTGGCCGCAATCGTGCTCTATTTGGGGCTGCGTACTGCAACCAGAGTGTTGGCGGGCTTGGTTTTGTTAATGAGTGTGGTATTTCTGGTCACGATGTTTTTGGCACCTGTTGATTGGCAACAGGCATTTCAGGGGTTGATTCTTCCAAGAATTCCAGAAGGTGGACTGGTACGCACGATTGCACTAGTAGGCACAACCGTTGTTACGTACAACCTTTTCTTGCATGGGAGTGCCGCCAAAAAATACTGGACTGGCTTTGATTCGCAGTTTGCCTGGCGGCGTGAGTTGACGGGGATGGCTATTTTCCTGCCTCTGGGAGGGATTGTTTCGATTGCAATCCTACTTGCGGGTGCAACACTAGAGACTGGTTCTGTGGGATCCGTTGCAGCAATTGCTCCAGTCATCCGACCAGCAGCTGGTCCATTTGCGGAGTTGCTTTTTGGGGTTGGACTCTTTGCAGCGGGGATCACTTCCGCAGTCACGGCGCCGTTAGCAGCGGGATGTGGAGTCCGCGAAATTTTTGGATGGCCGGATGATCCCAAACACGCCGGGTTCCGTTTGGTCTGGGTTTCCGTTTTGCTCACCGGGATGGGCTTTGCATTTTATGGGCGCAATCCCTTGGAAATCATTATTGCTGCGCAGGCAGCGAACGGGCTATTGTTGCCCTTCATTGCCGGGTTTGTTCTGCTATTGGCAACCAGGCAAAAGGCAGTTGTGATGCCGCGGTGGTATTTGGGTCTCGGAATTCTAGTGACGCTGATCTGCGCCGTACTGGGTGTGCGAACACTCTTGTGGGTCTGGGGGCAATTGAATTAA
- the tatC gene encoding twin-arginine translocase subunit TatC, with protein sequence MSFLDHLEDLRWTIIKGVGGVVLMTIVAAIFHDWVVDVILMGPAKSDFITYQLLGLDFADLHLQNRTVTGQFFALVGIVMAVGLVAGSPILIYYVWKFIEPGLYPKEKAGMKFIAAFATFFFVVGILFGYLVITPLALNFFSNFIISDIVHNEFDITRYFSSVTWWAFGAGILFELPVVIYFLTKLGIATPKRLRAVRKYAFLSVFIIGAIVTPADPFSMFAAALPLYLLYEGSIIVAAWTERKRIRELNKVFGDDN encoded by the coding sequence ATGTCCTTTCTGGATCACCTTGAGGATCTGCGCTGGACCATTATCAAAGGAGTCGGCGGAGTGGTTCTCATGACCATTGTCGCGGCAATCTTCCATGATTGGGTCGTAGACGTGATCCTCATGGGTCCTGCCAAATCGGACTTTATCACCTATCAGCTCCTAGGCCTTGACTTCGCCGACCTGCATCTACAAAACCGTACGGTGACCGGCCAGTTCTTTGCGCTTGTAGGTATTGTGATGGCAGTGGGGCTTGTCGCCGGCTCGCCGATTCTCATCTACTATGTCTGGAAATTTATTGAGCCGGGACTCTATCCAAAGGAAAAGGCTGGCATGAAATTTATTGCGGCCTTCGCAACATTCTTTTTTGTTGTCGGGATTCTGTTCGGATATCTAGTCATTACTCCTCTGGCACTCAATTTTTTCAGCAATTTTATAATCTCTGATATTGTCCACAACGAATTTGATATCACCCGGTATTTCAGCAGTGTCACCTGGTGGGCTTTTGGAGCCGGCATCCTTTTCGAGCTCCCGGTTGTGATTTACTTCCTCACAAAACTAGGCATTGCAACCCCCAAACGTCTACGTGCGGTTCGCAAGTATGCGTTTTTGAGCGTTTTCATCATTGGTGCGATCGTGACTCCTGCGGATCCCTTCTCTATGTTTGCTGCTGCCCTACCGCTGTATCTACTCTACGAAGGATCCATCATCGTTGCCGCTTGGACAGAGCGCAAAAGAATTCGTGAGCTCAATAAAGTGTTTGGAGACGACAATTAA
- a CDS encoding orotate phosphoribosyltransferase has translation MKVGKIDKSAYLHHSGLSEEIYDMALVSSEEEGIIDPEGGEVDWLLDMRIPLLDGSIASRLGDLIADRVRATGCRQVAGYGFGGNAMVCATIHADGYPHLLGGFIRVQRKPHGRRRLIEGPLDPRLPVVLLDDLLNSGATALRALHQLRREGFKVIGFFTIFEFTWGNGRAKLEKEGLWVDTLMELALNQKNTGSSDSAVRV, from the coding sequence ATGAAGGTCGGAAAAATAGATAAATCGGCCTACTTACATCATTCAGGCTTATCGGAAGAAATTTACGATATGGCCCTGGTATCTAGTGAGGAGGAAGGGATTATAGATCCTGAAGGCGGAGAGGTTGATTGGCTTTTGGATATGCGGATCCCCCTCCTCGATGGTAGTATTGCCTCCAGGCTCGGTGACCTGATCGCTGATCGGGTACGTGCGACTGGCTGTAGACAAGTCGCTGGCTATGGATTTGGTGGCAACGCGATGGTCTGTGCGACTATTCATGCCGATGGGTATCCACATCTTCTGGGCGGTTTCATCCGGGTGCAACGCAAACCGCACGGACGACGGCGCCTGATCGAAGGCCCGCTTGACCCTCGCCTTCCCGTCGTACTTCTGGACGATCTACTAAACAGTGGAGCGACCGCACTCCGTGCACTTCATCAACTCAGAAGGGAAGGATTTAAGGTGATAGGATTCTTTACAATCTTTGAATTCACCTGGGGCAATGGACGGGCAAAGCTTGAAAAAGAAGGGTTGTGGGTTGATACACTGATGGAGTTGGCGCTCAACCAAAAAAATACGGGGAGTTCTGACTCGGCTGTTCGCGTTTAA
- a CDS encoding serine hydroxymethyltransferase, which translates to MSHLLSQDPEIHAAIEREVHRQNYGLELIASENFVSRSVMQAQGSVFTNKYAEGLPGRRYYGGCEFTDVAEDLARSRAKELFQCDWVNVQPHSGASANAAVYLSCLKPGDTFLGLNLAHGGHLTHGSPVNFSGIWFQATYYGVNKDGRIDMDRVRDKAKSINPKLISIGASAYSRDFDYEAFRAIADEIGALLWMDMAHPAGLIAAGILNDPLPHAHIVTTTTHKTLRGPRGGMILIGNDFENPFGKVAPKSGRVRNMSELLDSAVFPGMQGGPLVHVIAAKAVAFKEALQPEFVEYARQVQKNAAVMAQSFLSRGYDVVSGGTDNHLVLVDLRSKNITGRDAERALQAAHITVNKNMVPFDDKSPFVTSGIRLGTAAVTTRGFKEADIEEVVMLIDRVLNAPIDESIRHKVKNEVHGLCENHPLYDFVIA; encoded by the coding sequence ATGAGTCATCTTTTATCACAGGATCCCGAAATTCACGCCGCGATTGAACGGGAAGTCCACCGCCAGAACTACGGCCTAGAATTGATCGCTTCGGAAAATTTTGTGTCCAGAAGTGTCATGCAAGCCCAAGGCTCTGTCTTCACGAATAAATATGCCGAGGGGCTGCCTGGCCGGCGCTACTACGGCGGTTGTGAATTTACGGATGTCGCTGAGGATTTGGCGCGCAGTCGCGCAAAAGAACTGTTTCAATGCGACTGGGTCAATGTGCAGCCCCATTCAGGAGCCTCCGCCAATGCTGCCGTTTATCTAAGCTGCCTGAAGCCGGGAGACACCTTCCTTGGCCTTAATCTTGCTCATGGCGGACACCTGACACATGGAAGCCCTGTAAATTTCTCGGGTATCTGGTTTCAGGCAACGTATTATGGGGTAAACAAAGATGGGCGTATTGATATGGATCGCGTCCGGGACAAAGCAAAATCCATCAACCCCAAACTGATTTCTATTGGAGCCAGCGCATACTCGCGCGATTTTGATTATGAGGCATTTCGAGCAATTGCGGATGAAATTGGTGCACTCCTGTGGATGGATATGGCGCACCCTGCCGGATTAATTGCCGCTGGGATCCTGAACGACCCGCTACCTCATGCCCATATCGTCACAACAACTACGCACAAGACACTTCGTGGACCGCGTGGGGGAATGATACTGATCGGAAATGATTTTGAAAACCCCTTTGGCAAAGTTGCCCCAAAGAGCGGCCGTGTCCGCAATATGAGTGAATTGCTTGATTCTGCCGTCTTTCCCGGTATGCAAGGTGGCCCACTCGTACATGTCATTGCAGCCAAAGCAGTTGCCTTCAAAGAGGCGCTGCAGCCCGAATTTGTTGAATACGCGCGACAGGTGCAAAAAAATGCAGCCGTCATGGCACAATCTTTTTTGTCGCGTGGCTACGATGTTGTGAGTGGAGGAACCGATAACCATCTGGTGTTGGTTGACCTTCGCAGCAAAAATATTACTGGACGGGATGCAGAGCGTGCGTTGCAGGCAGCGCACATCACGGTGAATAAAAACATGGTCCCCTTTGATGATAAAAGCCCATTCGTCACCAGTGGGATCCGTTTGGGAACGGCCGCTGTTACGACACGAGGATTTAAAGAAGCAGACATTGAGGAGGTGGTTATGCTGATTGATCGTGTTCTGAATGCACCCATTGACGAGTCCATCCGGCACAAGGTGAAAAACGAAGTACACGGCCTCTGCGAAAACCATCCCCTTTACGACTTTGTGATTGCATAG
- a CDS encoding DUF4159 domain-containing protein codes for MIRLLCFCIVLAVPCKAQEYAFSIARVKYGGGGDWYSDEQSLPELLAYARTETLVNAAPTPEVVELSNNRLFTFPYLYLTGHGNVVFTEQEVTQLRQYLEQGGFLHIDDNYGLDEAIRREMAKVFPQQEFVELPFDHTIYHAHYSFPNGLPKIHEHDGKPPQGLGLFDSYGRLCVFYSYESDLGDGWEPESVHDLPPEIRESALKMGTNILVYAMMGSN; via the coding sequence GTGATTCGATTGCTGTGTTTCTGTATTGTCCTTGCCGTTCCATGTAAGGCACAGGAGTACGCGTTCTCCATCGCACGTGTCAAATACGGAGGTGGTGGGGACTGGTACAGCGACGAACAGTCACTCCCGGAGCTCTTGGCTTACGCACGAACTGAAACGCTGGTGAACGCTGCGCCAACACCGGAGGTTGTTGAACTTTCCAATAATCGATTATTCACCTTTCCATACCTGTACCTGACAGGACATGGCAATGTGGTGTTTACAGAACAGGAGGTCACCCAGCTACGCCAGTACCTAGAGCAGGGAGGCTTCCTGCATATTGATGATAACTATGGTCTGGACGAAGCCATTCGCCGTGAAATGGCTAAAGTGTTTCCGCAACAGGAATTTGTCGAACTTCCCTTTGACCACACAATCTATCATGCTCATTATTCATTCCCCAATGGTCTGCCAAAAATCCACGAGCACGATGGCAAACCACCTCAAGGGTTGGGGCTATTTGATAGCTACGGCCGCCTTTGTGTGTTCTACAGCTACGAGAGTGATCTCGGCGATGGCTGGGAGCCCGAATCGGTGCATGACCTTCCACCAGAAATCCGCGAATCCGCTCTCAAAATGGGAACCAATATCCTGGTATATGCCATGATGGGGAGCAATTGA
- a CDS encoding cytochrome c maturation protein CcmE produces the protein MRKPRTIISLIALVGFASLLLFSFGEQVGGYMHFSEAEASGTRAHVVGYWVQPETAHYDPEANLFTFHMQDDEGTVRKVHYRDTKPASFENAEKLVVEGRLNGDIFEAEHILMKCPSKYSETNTLNQIPPS, from the coding sequence ATGCGTAAGCCTCGCACCATTATCAGCCTGATTGCCCTTGTGGGATTTGCGTCGCTGCTTCTGTTCAGCTTCGGCGAACAGGTTGGTGGCTATATGCATTTTTCCGAAGCTGAGGCTTCAGGGACACGTGCTCATGTGGTCGGTTACTGGGTGCAGCCGGAGACGGCTCATTATGACCCGGAAGCCAATCTCTTCACATTCCATATGCAGGATGATGAAGGGACCGTGCGAAAAGTCCACTATCGCGACACAAAACCAGCAAGCTTTGAGAATGCGGAAAAACTGGTCGTGGAGGGCCGCCTGAATGGAGATATTTTCGAGGCAGAACATATCCTCATGAAGTGCCCCTCCAAGTATAGCGAAACGAATACTTTAAATCAGATTCCTCCCTCCTAA
- a CDS encoding cytochrome C assembly protein translates to MTLVLLGAFSFAGTWLNIPRVAMLEHTARNLYFHVPMWFAMMALTALSAVHAIQCLRTNNPVSDIRSSTAALVAIVFGLLGLATGSMWARFTWYEGTNIWWNFDPKQSMAAVQVLIYGAYFALRGALDDPIKRARIAAVYNIFAFVTVPFLLYVLPRQLESLHPGAEGNPAFSDITDPIMRVVFYPAVIGFIGLGWLLYTQRVRLSRASATLQSILGKNL, encoded by the coding sequence ATGACGCTCGTTCTCTTAGGAGCGTTTTCTTTTGCCGGAACGTGGTTGAATATCCCACGTGTAGCCATGCTGGAGCACACCGCTCGGAATTTGTATTTCCATGTTCCGATGTGGTTTGCCATGATGGCATTGACAGCCCTTTCCGCCGTTCATGCCATTCAATGCCTGCGAACGAATAACCCGGTGAGCGATATTAGATCAAGCACTGCCGCACTGGTTGCGATTGTATTCGGACTGTTAGGACTGGCGACAGGTAGTATGTGGGCACGTTTCACCTGGTATGAAGGGACGAACATATGGTGGAATTTTGATCCGAAACAATCAATGGCTGCGGTCCAGGTACTGATCTACGGTGCATATTTTGCCCTTCGAGGTGCATTAGATGATCCAATCAAACGGGCAAGGATTGCAGCTGTCTATAATATTTTTGCATTTGTAACCGTGCCTTTCCTATTGTACGTTTTGCCACGTCAGTTAGAGAGCCTGCATCCCGGTGCCGAAGGGAATCCAGCATTCAGTGATATTACTGATCCGATTATGAGAGTTGTATTTTACCCAGCGGTGATCGGATTTATTGGTTTAGGGTGGCTGCTCTATACTCAACGCGTCCGGTTATCGCGTGCCTCTGCTACACTGCAGTCTATCTTGGGAAAGAACTTGTAA
- a CDS encoding heme ABC transporter permease CcmB has protein sequence MPNKPASWIAGAKSVLLKDLRLELRNKSVLGTLLIFVLSTLFLVLFATAREDLGPRTKSGLLWIVILFTAALGLGRVFLSEEERGTAIFLRLHTREGMVYLGKLCYSFLTLLCANAVSSGVFLLLLSVEVALPELFILTICLGTLGLAGATTLLAAIISRTARGGPLLPVLLFPLLIPLLLSAVEATHLSFTGQSFTTDGWSAAIGSLVTMVSFSGVVIAASILLFDYVWEN, from the coding sequence ATGCCCAACAAGCCAGCCAGCTGGATTGCTGGAGCGAAGTCTGTACTCCTGAAGGATCTCCGCCTTGAACTACGCAACAAATCCGTACTGGGCACACTGCTCATCTTCGTATTAAGCACATTGTTTTTAGTCCTGTTTGCCACCGCAAGAGAAGACCTCGGTCCCCGAACGAAGTCGGGCCTACTTTGGATCGTAATCCTTTTTACCGCAGCATTGGGGCTGGGACGAGTATTTCTGTCTGAGGAAGAACGTGGAACCGCAATCTTTTTGCGATTGCATACACGGGAAGGGATGGTTTATCTCGGCAAGCTTTGTTATAGCTTCCTGACGCTTCTGTGCGCGAATGCTGTTTCATCTGGGGTATTCCTGCTGCTTCTAAGTGTCGAGGTGGCACTACCCGAGCTTTTTATTCTGACGATTTGCCTAGGCACCCTGGGTCTTGCGGGGGCAACCACACTTCTAGCGGCGATTATTTCACGAACGGCACGTGGCGGACCGCTCCTTCCCGTTCTACTCTTTCCCCTTTTGATCCCTTTACTGCTTTCTGCCGTTGAAGCGACCCATCTAAGTTTTACGGGTCAGTCTTTTACCACAGATGGATGGAGTGCGGCCATTGGATCCTTGGTTACCATGGTAAGTTTTTCCGGTGTCGTGATTGCCGCGTCTATACTCCTTTTTGACTATGTCTGGGAGAACTAA